Proteins from a single region of Electrophorus electricus isolate fEleEle1 chromosome 5, fEleEle1.pri, whole genome shotgun sequence:
- the mvk gene encoding mevalonate kinase isoform X1, whose protein sequence is MHVGERFVSAPGKAILHGEHAVVHGKVALAVSLNLRTYLRLQGTASGQICIHLPNIDTFRAWDVAALQPLVSDRKAAGGRCGELDLELVERLRAFAGVAEGSTDSGNMAVLAFLYLYLSGFAGAQTLPSMSVRVWSELPTGAGLGSSAAYTVCLSAALLSARGTISSLLTQPQDTASWSEEELTLINKWAFQGEKIIHGNPSGVDNAVATWGGILRYHAGKITPLSRVPLLRILLTNTKVPRSTKLLVSGVKDKINKFPSIMVPVLESVDAVSRTCELTLREMATAGASAQQYDTLEELMDINQHHLSVMGVGHPALDTLCRLTLAHGLHSKLTGAGGGGCGITLLRPGIEALWLALLLALLRGASTTVGNGWGSPLAPNGANGLSETAQRVAQEAVWELREAGFECWETSIGGPGVLLHCATSLPQGVLDVLTSH, encoded by the exons ATGCATGTTGGGGAGCGTTTCGTTTCGGCCCCCGGGAAGGCTATCCTGCACGGCGAACATGCAGTCGTTCATGGGAAG GTCGCCCTGGCTGTAAGCTTGAACCTGCGCACGTATTTGCGGCTGCAGGGCACCGCCTCCGGTCAAATCTGCATTCATCTCCCTAATATCGACACTTTCCGGGCCTGGGACGTCGCAGCACTGCAGCCGTTAGTGTCTGACAGAAAAG CCGCTGGGGGGCGCTGCGGGGAGCTGGATCTGGAGCTGGTGGAGAGGCTGCGGGCGTTCGCAGGCGTCGCCGAGGGCTCCACGGACAGCGGAAACATGGCGGTGCTGGCCTTCCTCTACCTTTACCTGAGCGGCTTTGCAGGCGCACA AACCTTGCCcagtatgagtgtgcgtgtgtggtcaGAGCTGCCTACAGGGGCAGGGCTGGGCTCCAGTGCTGCTTACaccgtgtgtctgtctgctgctctcctctcaGCCAGAGGAACCATCTCCTccctcctcacacagccacaggacactgccag CTGGAGTGAGGAGGAGCTGACGCTGATCAACAAGTGGGCGTTTCAGGGTGAGAAGATCATTCACGGCAACCCGTCTGGAGTGGACAACGCTGTGGCCACGTGGG gaggcATTCTGCGGTACCACGCTGGCAAGATTACTCCACTGAGCAG GGTGCCGCTGCTCAGGATCCTCCTCACCAACACTAAAGTGCCACGCAGCACCAAGCTTCTGGTCTCCGGCGTGAAGGACAAAATTAACAAG TTCCCTTCTATAATGGTGCCGGTGTTGGAGTCGGTGGACGCTGTGTCTCGGACCTGTGAGCTCACCCTCCGGGAGATGGCCACGGCAGGGGCTTCAGCCCAACAGTACGACACCCTGGAG GAGCTGATGGACATCAACCAGCACCACCTGAGCGTGATGGGTGTGGGTCACCCGGCCCTGGACACCCTGTGCCGCCTCACGCTCGCCCACGGCCTGCACAGCAAGCTGACTGGTGCGGGCGGAGGAGGCTGTGGCATCACCCTGCTCCGGCCAG GGATTGAAGCACTGTGGTTAGCACTTCTGCTAGCGCTCCTCCGTGGGGCGAGCACTACTGTGGGAAACGGATGGGGTTCGCCGCTCGCGCCTAACGGGGCTAACGGGCTGTCGG AGACGGCCCAGCGGGTAGCGCAGGAGGCAGTGTGGGAGCTGAGGGAAGCGGGCTTCGAGTGCTGGGAGACGAGCATCGGGGGGCCGGGGGTCCTGCTGCACTGCGCCACCTCACTGCCTCAGGGCGTCCTCGACGTCCTCACCAGCCACTGA
- the mvk gene encoding mevalonate kinase isoform X2 — MHVGERFVSAPGKAILHGEHAVVHGKVALAVSLNLRTYLRLQGTASGQICIHLPNIDTFRAWDVAALQPLVSDRKAAGGRCGELDLELVERLRAFAGVAEGSTDSGNMAVLAFLYLYLSGFAGAQTLPSMSVRVWSELPTGAGLGSSAAYTVCLSAALLSARGTISSLLTQPQDTASWSEEELTLINKWAFQGEKIIHGNPSGVDNAVATWGGILRYHAGKITPLSRVPLLRILLTNTKVPRSTKLLVSGVKDKINKFPSIMVPVLESVDAVSRTCELTLREMATAGASAQQYDTLEELMDINQHHLSVMGVGHPALDTLCRLTLAHGLHSKLTGAGGGGCGITLLRPETAQRVAQEAVWELREAGFECWETSIGGPGVLLHCATSLPQGVLDVLTSH; from the exons ATGCATGTTGGGGAGCGTTTCGTTTCGGCCCCCGGGAAGGCTATCCTGCACGGCGAACATGCAGTCGTTCATGGGAAG GTCGCCCTGGCTGTAAGCTTGAACCTGCGCACGTATTTGCGGCTGCAGGGCACCGCCTCCGGTCAAATCTGCATTCATCTCCCTAATATCGACACTTTCCGGGCCTGGGACGTCGCAGCACTGCAGCCGTTAGTGTCTGACAGAAAAG CCGCTGGGGGGCGCTGCGGGGAGCTGGATCTGGAGCTGGTGGAGAGGCTGCGGGCGTTCGCAGGCGTCGCCGAGGGCTCCACGGACAGCGGAAACATGGCGGTGCTGGCCTTCCTCTACCTTTACCTGAGCGGCTTTGCAGGCGCACA AACCTTGCCcagtatgagtgtgcgtgtgtggtcaGAGCTGCCTACAGGGGCAGGGCTGGGCTCCAGTGCTGCTTACaccgtgtgtctgtctgctgctctcctctcaGCCAGAGGAACCATCTCCTccctcctcacacagccacaggacactgccag CTGGAGTGAGGAGGAGCTGACGCTGATCAACAAGTGGGCGTTTCAGGGTGAGAAGATCATTCACGGCAACCCGTCTGGAGTGGACAACGCTGTGGCCACGTGGG gaggcATTCTGCGGTACCACGCTGGCAAGATTACTCCACTGAGCAG GGTGCCGCTGCTCAGGATCCTCCTCACCAACACTAAAGTGCCACGCAGCACCAAGCTTCTGGTCTCCGGCGTGAAGGACAAAATTAACAAG TTCCCTTCTATAATGGTGCCGGTGTTGGAGTCGGTGGACGCTGTGTCTCGGACCTGTGAGCTCACCCTCCGGGAGATGGCCACGGCAGGGGCTTCAGCCCAACAGTACGACACCCTGGAG GAGCTGATGGACATCAACCAGCACCACCTGAGCGTGATGGGTGTGGGTCACCCGGCCCTGGACACCCTGTGCCGCCTCACGCTCGCCCACGGCCTGCACAGCAAGCTGACTGGTGCGGGCGGAGGAGGCTGTGGCATCACCCTGCTCCGGCCAG AGACGGCCCAGCGGGTAGCGCAGGAGGCAGTGTGGGAGCTGAGGGAAGCGGGCTTCGAGTGCTGGGAGACGAGCATCGGGGGGCCGGGGGTCCTGCTGCACTGCGCCACCTCACTGCCTCAGGGCGTCCTCGACGTCCTCACCAGCCACTGA